TACGCACGACGTCGCCACCTACGCACGCTTCATCGACGACATCGCGCGCCGCTTCGCCCCGGAGCCGCGCGTCCTGCTCGGGCACTCCTTCGGCTCCATCGTCGCGGCCGAAGCGGCGGCGCTGGACCCGGACCTCGCCGAGACCCTGGTGCTGGTGAACCCCATCAGTGCCCCAGCCCTCGAAGGGCCGAGCCGGCTGGCGTCGCGGGTCGCGGAGGCCTACTACGTCGCAGCCGACCGCCTGCCCGAGCGGGCCGGCCGTGCCCTGCTGGCCAACCCGGTGATCGTCCGCAGCATGAGCGTGTTCATGGCGAAGACCCGGGACAGGTCGCTGCGCCGCTGGATCCACGGGCAGCACGCGGCCTACTTCAGCTCCTTCGCCACGCGCCGGGTGGTGCTCGAGGCGTTCCGGGCCTCCATCTCGGGCACCGTGCGGGACCGCGCGCACGAACTGCTGATGCCCGTGCTGCTGATCGCCGCCGAACAGGACGACATCGGCTCCGTGGAGAGCCAGCGCGGACTGGCCGCCCTCGTCCCGGACGCCACGCTCGCCGTCCTGCCCGACGTCGGGCACCTCGTGCACTACGAGAAGCCGCGCGAGGCGGCCCTGCTGATCGAGAACTTCCTGGAGAGAGCACCCGTATGAGGATCCTGTTCGACGCGCGCTTCACGCGCACCGACCACCACGACGGCATCAGCCGCTACGGGGCGAGCCTGATTGCCGCGCTCGCCCGGACGGACGACGTCGTGATGCTCATCAGCGACCCCCGGCAGCTCGCGCTCCTGCCCGACGTGCCCTTCGTACGCATCACCAGCCCGCTCTCCCCCGCCGAGCTGTTCGTCGCGCGGCGCATCAACCGCCTGAAGCCCGACGTCGTCGTGTGCCCGATGCAGACCATGGGCTCCTGGGGCCGCCGGTACCCGCTCGTCCTCACCCTGCACGACCTCATCTACTACGAGAACCCGACGCCGCCGTCGTTCCTGCCCCTGCCGGTGCGCCTGCTCTGGCGGCTCTACCACCTCGCCTACTGGCCCCAGCGGCTCCTGCTGAACCGCGCCGACGTCGTCGCCACGATCTCCGCCACCACCGCCGGGCTCATCGCGCGGCACAGGCTCACGCGCCGGCCTGTGCTGCTCGTCGGCAACGCACCCCAACCGGCGGAGCGCCGCCGTGACCCGGACGCCCCGCGGTCGGCGTCGCTGCTCTACATGGGGTCCTTCATGCCCTACAAGAACGTCGAGACGCTCGTCCGGGCCGTGGCACTGCTCCCCGGCCACACGCTGCACCTGCTGAGCCGCATCACACCGGCCCGGCGTGCCGAACTGACGGCGCTTCCCGCGGCGGAGGAACGGGTGAGATTCCACGACGGCGTGAGCGACGCCGAGTACGAGGACCTGCTCCTCGACGCGACCGCGCTCGTCACGCTCTCCAGGGCTGAGGGGTACGGCCTGCCGATCATCGAGGCGATGGCCACCGGGACGCCCGTCGTCGCGAGCGACATCCCCATCTTCCGGGAGGTCGGGGGCACGGCGGCCCTGTACGTGGACCCCGACGATCCCCACGCGGTGGCCGCCGCGGTCCGCTCCCTCGACGAGCCCGGATGCTGGGCCGAGGCCTCCCGTGCCGGGGTGGCGCAGGCTGCCACGTACACGTGGACGGCGTCAGCCGAGCAGCTGCGCCAGGCGTGCCGGCGGGCGATCGACGAATACGGACGACGGCGCTTCGTTCGGCTCACCGCGGAATCGGTCGGCCGACGGGACCCCTCGGCGTGAGCGGCATCGGCGGCATGGTCCTCGGAGGACGCGGAGCATGACGGATCTCCAGTGCGTTGCCACGGCTGTGCTGCTCGATGCCGCTGCCGCACCTCCTGCGTGGCTGACGCGCCTTCCGGTCGCCGCCTGGTTCGACCTCCAGGACACGCAGGACCTGACCGACC
This genomic interval from Arthrobacter agilis contains the following:
- a CDS encoding alpha/beta fold hydrolase — encoded protein: MRQGTVTTLAWEGTRQRVWDYPALGTDGEAGATIVMVHGFRGDHHGLLRFVEELPRHRILLPDLPGFGQGGELPGTHDVATYARFIDDIARRFAPEPRVLLGHSFGSIVAAEAAALDPDLAETLVLVNPISAPALEGPSRLASRVAEAYYVAADRLPERAGRALLANPVIVRSMSVFMAKTRDRSLRRWIHGQHAAYFSSFATRRVVLEAFRASISGTVRDRAHELLMPVLLIAAEQDDIGSVESQRGLAALVPDATLAVLPDVGHLVHYEKPREAALLIENFLERAPV
- a CDS encoding glycosyltransferase family 4 protein codes for the protein MRILFDARFTRTDHHDGISRYGASLIAALARTDDVVMLISDPRQLALLPDVPFVRITSPLSPAELFVARRINRLKPDVVVCPMQTMGSWGRRYPLVLTLHDLIYYENPTPPSFLPLPVRLLWRLYHLAYWPQRLLLNRADVVATISATTAGLIARHRLTRRPVLLVGNAPQPAERRRDPDAPRSASLLYMGSFMPYKNVETLVRAVALLPGHTLHLLSRITPARRAELTALPAAEERVRFHDGVSDAEYEDLLLDATALVTLSRAEGYGLPIIEAMATGTPVVASDIPIFREVGGTAALYVDPDDPHAVAAAVRSLDEPGCWAEASRAGVAQAATYTWTASAEQLRQACRRAIDEYGRRRFVRLTAESVGRRDPSA